AGTGATAAGAACTTCTTCTCCTGGCTCTGCGGCGTATTCTTCCATGACCGCTTCTCGGGTCATTTTTCCCACCAAACTGACATGGGTAATTTGATCTTCCCTGATGTGCTCTGTTAATAACGGCAATACCTCACGCATCGGTACCACACCGATGGTCAGGATCGCCAAAGTCGCACTCATGTTATTTACCTTTTATCACGACAATCACAGCTTCGACTTAGGCTCACTGCTGAATGACAGCCCCCTGGATGGCTAAAAAAACAACCGTTCAGAAGCGTAGCAGCTCCCTTCTGCGGGCGTTTGTAAAGATTCCAGATAGCGTCAGTGCACTCCAGTAATTACTTGAGCTTAACTTTTTATTAACATTAATTTTAGCTAAAAAGTGTGATTTACGCCCGCTCATCGCAGGCGTTGCGCAACTTCAGGCTGAATTAGGACTTATCGGGGTCTTCGTAACGCCGTTTGGCGTCGACAGCTTCCGCTTCGGTGGGATGTTCGCTGATCAGCGAATCGGGTTTCGGGTGATCGGCACGCAGCTGATACCAGGTTACCGACTGGCCCGGATCGCCCTTCTCGACGG
This DNA window, taken from Scandinavium goeteborgense, encodes the following:
- the yaiA gene encoding protein YaiA, giving the protein MPSNPPYPREARVVPVEKGDPGQSVTWYQLRADHPKPDSLISEHPTEAEAVDAKRRYEDPDKS